Below is a window of Plasmodium gaboni strain SY75 chromosome 11, whole genome shotgun sequence DNA.
ttattatagtCTTATAACTTATAAAATGGATgtacataatataaaaatatttcctaatttgaaaatattaataagtcatataaaaaatataagtaatattataaatgatgaagtaataaaaaatgcatatatatatttaattaaacaaaaaaatattatgaacgaagaatatttaaaaaatgtatttcGTAATATTTATGCAACCATGTTACACAACTCCCCCatgtatttatttgttGATAATCTTGATCAATTTATTATGATActtaaaattataaaaacggtaagaaattaaataaaataataaactaatattatatgatataatataatttatacatatgtatataataataaaataatcaCTTTTAAATGTATGAACATTATCATATTGGTTAtcctatatatatatatatatatatatatatttatttatatatttatatatgtatgcatttatataagttatattttattttttttatttttttatttttcatttttgtaggatgatataaaatgtatGTTTGAGAGTGTTATTCCTTATCCCTACTACTTAATAGTTGATGAgaatattaatatttacaaTTTGCAAAGTTTTAACATATACATTAACAGTATATTAAACCAAAGGATGcaaaataattattcttttaatgaaaaagaaaaggaGTCTATACTTAATCGttataatgatgataaaatgtatatgatatataataacaatataaatcaatctaaagatataaaaatagaaaaacaaacacaagaaaatgaaaaagtTTTTAATTCAATATTGGATACGGATAAAGGAATGTAtgaaaaaaacaatataaaaaataaaaatgataaaatttacttttttaaattcataaaaatttttgACATGAAACCAAATTATCGTTTCAAgcaaaaaaattaaattataagtaaataaataaataaatatatatatatatatatatatatatatatatttatacttgtatgtattacattttaaaaatatatacaaatacacgtgtattaattaatttatattcattgTGGTTATTTTGCACACacaaatttatataaaaaaaaatataattttttttttttttttttaccgTTCCTTATTTAACCTGTATATAACACTCCAATTGTTTTAATTCTTGTGGAGTATATTCTTCTACCTTTTTAAGTGTCTccttataaatattattttttatatcattataaattaaataataatttgaCAAGGAATGAAGGAGGTATATTGTTTCGTATTTATCTAGTATGGATAAACTATTCCttaatgtatttattatatatgtaaacattgctttattatattttataaaagaaaatatttctaatatatgtaacaattgattattatttaatatatctttatttatatataaataatttattatttgctcaataaaagaataaatttTTTCCTTTACCTTATTGACATTATCTGTGTCTTGATATGTTTTTCTATGCTCATCAGATGTTTCATTTTTCCCTTGAGTTGataaattttcattttgaattaatttattttcactataaattaaattcttttcaccttcattttttgtattaataataaatgagCTGAAAGA
It encodes the following:
- a CDS encoding hypothetical protein (conserved Plasmodium protein, unknown function), giving the protein MQTNYNEIRKLFNYYIREYYYQKSKGSYFVHFKKPGILFMSLKCYKRKKMYYPCIYDWYFDNLNNVKKNKDIFQYKNEYNIKNIYSHKICREKENIEKNNSYVETDNIYLNKSEEELQNIYKSSNLYYNINPIYLSKICLYNLNEYHILYSNNYYDAFTQYYYSLITYKMDVHNIKIFPNLKILISHIKNISNIINDEVIKNAYIYLIKQKNIMNEEYLKNVFRNIYATMLHNSPMYLFVDNLDQFIMILKIIKTDDIKCMFESVIPYPYYLIVDENINIYNLQSFNIYINSILNQRMQNNYSFNEKEKESILNRYNDDKMYMIYNNNINQSKDIKIEKQTQENEKVFNSILDTDKGMYEKNNIKNKNDKIYFFKFIKIFDMKPNYRFKQKN